In Kaistella faecalis, a genomic segment contains:
- a CDS encoding sigma-70 family RNA polymerase sigma factor: MMETQEKYTDRELADRILNNETALFELVIRRNNASLYRIGMMYRFSHEDTQDLMQDTYIEAFKHLHQFENRSSFRTWISKIMFNLCYRKTQTWRSKHVEAMTEKTPVSDIETNETSDIVMNKELNSVIEKSLLNIPEKYRIAFALREINGLSVVETANILEVSEGNVKTRVNRAKTYLRNEIEKFYNKEEIFEFNLIYCDPMVDRVMRKISTMSRTQQQK; this comes from the coding sequence ATGATGGAAACCCAAGAAAAATACACCGACCGGGAGTTGGCAGATAGAATTCTTAATAACGAGACCGCCCTTTTTGAACTGGTGATCAGAAGAAATAATGCATCGCTTTACCGAATTGGTATGATGTACCGCTTTAGTCATGAAGACACCCAGGATTTGATGCAGGATACTTATATTGAAGCATTTAAACATCTCCACCAGTTCGAAAACCGGTCTTCTTTCCGAACATGGATTTCTAAAATCATGTTTAACCTTTGTTACCGGAAAACCCAGACATGGAGGTCGAAACATGTAGAAGCGATGACGGAAAAAACTCCAGTTTCAGACATTGAAACCAACGAAACGTCAGATATTGTGATGAATAAAGAACTGAATTCGGTGATCGAAAAAAGCCTGCTCAATATTCCTGAGAAGTACAGAATTGCTTTTGCCCTGAGAGAAATCAACGGTCTGAGTGTTGTGGAAACCGCCAATATTCTTGAGGTAAGTGAAGGCAATGTGAAAACCCGCGTAAACCGTGCAAAAACTTATCTGCGGAATGAGATCGAAAAATTTTATAATAAAGAAGAAATTTTCGAATTTAATCTTATTTACTGTGATCCAATGGTGGACCGGGTCATGCGGAAGATTTCAACGATGAGCAGAACACAGCAGCAGAAATAA
- a CDS encoding MotA/TolQ/ExbB proton channel family protein, which yields MEMNVSNNEEQVVAKKLGGLNPALVIPILIAIGIAIYLFVLGNPGNFKADPRLEGLSSVGFSDLETKELHPDGFMGIIYMGGPIVPILISFMIIVIVFSIERALVLRKASGKGNVDNFVLNVRRLLDQNKVDEAIEECDRQEGSVGNVVKEGLTTYKALSHDTTMNKEQKMVALNKSIEEATTLEMPMLEKNMMILSTLGTVATLVALLGTVIGMIKAFSALGAGGGTPDSAALSIGISEALVNTALGIGTSAVAIILYNYFTSKIDGLTFKIDEIAMSIQQSFAEFH from the coding sequence ATGGAAATGAATGTTTCAAACAACGAGGAGCAAGTAGTTGCTAAAAAGTTAGGGGGATTAAATCCTGCATTAGTTATTCCTATTCTTATCGCGATAGGTATTGCTATTTATTTATTTGTTTTGGGTAACCCGGGAAACTTTAAGGCTGATCCAAGGCTGGAAGGTCTTTCCTCAGTAGGTTTCTCAGATTTGGAAACAAAAGAATTGCATCCTGATGGATTTATGGGGATTATCTATATGGGCGGACCAATTGTACCGATTCTTATTTCTTTCATGATTATCGTAATTGTATTTTCAATCGAGCGGGCTTTAGTACTTAGAAAAGCTTCAGGTAAAGGAAATGTAGATAATTTTGTATTGAATGTTAGAAGATTGCTTGATCAGAACAAAGTTGATGAGGCTATCGAAGAGTGCGACAGACAAGAAGGTTCTGTAGGTAATGTTGTAAAAGAAGGTCTTACTACTTATAAAGCATTATCTCATGATACTACAATGAACAAAGAGCAGAAAATGGTTGCGCTTAACAAATCTATTGAAGAAGCTACAACTCTCGAAATGCCAATGCTAGAGAAAAACATGATGATTCTTTCAACTCTTGGTACCGTTGCAACCCTTGTAGCACTACTAGGAACAGTAATCGGGATGATCAAGGCGTTTAGTGCACTAGGTGCAGGTGGTGGAACACCAGATTCTGCTGCGTTATCAATCGGTATTTCTGAAGCACTTGTAAATACTGCATTAGGTATTGGTACATCTGCTGTTGCGATTATCCTTTATAACTATTTTACTTCTAAGATTGACGGATTAACGTTCAAAATTGACGAAATCGCAATGTCAATCCAGCAGTCATTCGCAGAATTTCACTAA
- the leuS gene encoding leucine--tRNA ligase, whose amino-acid sequence MFYDHQSIEKKWQKFWEENQTYKTENNTDKPKFYVLDMFPYPSGAGLHVGHPLGYIASDIYARYKRHQGFNVLHPVGYDSFGLPAEQYAIQTGTHPAITTEQNITRYEEQLRKIGFSFDWSREVRTSDASYYKWTQWIFIQLFNSWYNKSTDKAEPIETLIQHFEKQGTANLSAVQNDALNFTAEEWKSASELDRQDILLNYRLAYRAETTVNWCPGLGTVLANDEVKDGKSERGGFPVFQKKMIQWSMRITAYSERLLQGLKKLDWPQPLKDSQEYWIGKSQGAQVSFEVLNSDENISVFTTRPDTIFGATFMVLAPENPLVEKFTTEEQKAAIDQYIEDTSKKTERDRMTDVKNVSGAFTGSYAVNPFNDEKMPVYISDYVLMGYGTGAVMAVPAHDERDHRFAKKFGLNIVKVVETDEDIQEASYDSKDSVCVNSDFLNGMKYDEAKARIIDAITNRGIGHGTTNYKQRDAIFSRQRYWGEPVPVYYKEGMPYALPVSALPLELPEVEKYLPTEDGDPPLGNAKNFAWDELNEKVVATDLIDHLTVFPLELSTMPGWAGSSWYFLRYMDPQNEEVFTDKNLSDYWGQVDLYIGGSEHATGHLLYSRFWNMFLKDRGYISHDEPFQKLINQGMILGMSAFVYRIEGTNQFVSKNLAPNYATQKIHVDVSLLKGATDELDVEKFRNWRAEYADAEFILEEGKYITEREVEKMSKSKYNVVNPDDICEEYGADCLRLYEMFLGPLEQSKPWNTQGLSGVYGFLKKFYNLYYNGDTLEVTDEEPTKEEYKVLHTLIKKVVSDIDNFSFNTSVSSFMIAVNEFQKLKTNKRKILEPLAIVVSPYAPHISEELWQQLGHASSVEFEPFPVFEEMYLVEDEIEYPVSFNGKMRFKLALPADLTVAEIQEIILKDLRVLDQLAGNTPKKVIIVPKKIVNIVC is encoded by the coding sequence ATGTTTTACGACCATCAATCGATCGAAAAGAAGTGGCAGAAATTCTGGGAAGAAAATCAAACCTACAAAACCGAAAATAACACCGACAAACCGAAATTTTATGTTTTGGATATGTTTCCATACCCTTCGGGAGCGGGTTTACATGTTGGTCATCCGCTGGGTTACATTGCTTCTGATATTTATGCTAGATATAAAAGACATCAGGGATTTAATGTTCTGCATCCCGTTGGTTACGACTCTTTCGGGCTTCCGGCAGAACAGTATGCGATACAGACCGGAACGCATCCCGCAATTACCACCGAACAGAATATTACAAGATATGAGGAGCAACTCAGAAAAATCGGTTTCTCTTTTGACTGGAGCCGTGAAGTGAGAACATCTGATGCTTCCTATTATAAATGGACACAATGGATTTTCATTCAGCTTTTTAATTCATGGTATAACAAGTCGACCGATAAAGCAGAACCGATTGAAACGCTGATTCAGCATTTTGAAAAGCAAGGTACGGCAAACCTTTCAGCGGTGCAGAATGATGCTTTGAATTTCACAGCAGAGGAATGGAAATCAGCTTCTGAACTCGACAGGCAGGATATTCTGTTAAACTACCGTTTAGCTTATCGTGCAGAAACTACCGTAAACTGGTGTCCAGGTCTAGGAACAGTTCTCGCAAACGATGAGGTGAAAGACGGTAAATCTGAACGAGGTGGATTCCCCGTTTTCCAGAAGAAAATGATCCAGTGGAGTATGAGAATTACCGCTTATTCCGAAAGATTGTTGCAAGGTCTGAAAAAACTCGATTGGCCACAGCCACTGAAAGATTCCCAGGAATACTGGATCGGGAAATCACAGGGAGCACAGGTTTCATTTGAGGTGCTGAATTCTGATGAGAACATTTCTGTTTTTACCACACGACCTGATACCATTTTCGGAGCAACATTTATGGTTCTCGCTCCGGAAAATCCCTTGGTTGAAAAATTCACCACAGAAGAACAGAAAGCAGCAATCGATCAGTATATCGAAGATACTTCCAAAAAAACGGAGCGCGACCGCATGACGGACGTAAAAAATGTTTCCGGCGCTTTCACCGGAAGTTATGCTGTGAATCCTTTCAATGACGAAAAAATGCCCGTGTATATTTCGGATTATGTGCTGATGGGTTACGGAACTGGCGCTGTAATGGCGGTTCCGGCACATGATGAACGGGATCACCGTTTTGCTAAAAAGTTCGGATTGAACATTGTAAAAGTGGTGGAGACCGATGAAGATATTCAGGAGGCATCTTATGATTCAAAAGACAGTGTCTGTGTGAATTCAGATTTCCTGAACGGAATGAAGTATGATGAAGCCAAAGCCCGCATCATCGACGCGATTACCAACCGCGGGATCGGTCACGGGACCACCAATTACAAACAGCGCGACGCTATCTTTTCGCGTCAAAGATATTGGGGAGAGCCTGTACCGGTTTATTATAAAGAGGGAATGCCTTATGCGCTTCCGGTTTCTGCACTTCCTTTGGAATTGCCGGAAGTTGAGAAATATTTGCCTACTGAAGATGGAGATCCACCTTTGGGAAATGCGAAAAATTTTGCGTGGGACGAACTCAATGAAAAAGTTGTTGCAACAGATTTAATTGATCATCTCACCGTGTTTCCTCTGGAATTATCTACGATGCCTGGCTGGGCCGGCAGTTCATGGTATTTCCTGAGATATATGGATCCGCAAAACGAAGAAGTTTTCACTGATAAGAACCTTTCGGATTACTGGGGGCAGGTTGACTTATATATCGGCGGAAGTGAGCATGCAACGGGACATTTATTATATTCCCGTTTTTGGAATATGTTTTTAAAAGACCGAGGTTATATCAGTCATGATGAACCTTTTCAGAAACTCATCAATCAGGGAATGATTTTGGGGATGAGTGCATTTGTATATCGAATCGAGGGAACCAATCAGTTTGTTTCGAAAAATTTGGCTCCAAATTATGCTACTCAGAAAATTCACGTCGATGTTTCTTTATTAAAAGGAGCCACTGATGAACTTGACGTAGAAAAGTTCCGAAACTGGCGAGCTGAATATGCGGATGCTGAATTTATTCTGGAAGAAGGAAAATATATTACTGAAAGGGAAGTAGAAAAAATGTCCAAGTCCAAATACAACGTTGTCAATCCCGATGATATCTGTGAAGAATACGGCGCAGACTGTTTAAGGCTTTATGAAATGTTCCTCGGACCTTTGGAACAGTCAAAACCATGGAACACACAAGGGTTAAGCGGAGTTTACGGCTTTCTGAAGAAGTTCTATAACCTTTATTATAATGGTGACACTTTGGAAGTTACGGACGAAGAGCCGACGAAAGAAGAATATAAGGTGCTGCACACCTTGATCAAGAAAGTTGTTTCAGATATTGATAACTTCTCTTTTAACACCTCTGTATCGTCATTTATGATTGCAGTTAACGAATTCCAGAAACTCAAAACCAACAAAAGAAAAATCCTTGAACCATTGGCAATCGTGGTTTCGCCTTATGCTCCGCATATATCAGAAGAGCTTTGGCAGCAGTTGGGTCATGCATCTTCAGTTGAGTTTGAACCATTCCCGGTTTTTGAGGAAATGTATCTCGTAGAAGATGAGATTGAATATCCGGTGAGCTTTAACGGTAAAATGAGATTTAAACTTGCATTGCCGGCAGATTTAACTGTTGCAGAGATTCAGGAAATCATCTTGAAAGATTTACGTGTTTTAGATCAGCTTGCAGGAAATACTCCTAAAAAAGTAATTATAGTCCCAAAAAAAATCGTTAATATTGTGTGTTAA
- a CDS encoding deoxyuridine 5'-triphosphate nucleotidohydrolase, producing the protein MEYSKEFKQALSEFSSVEKDRLIFRLLKKDKLLSKKLYFELIDPETTDQKRNQMEENIAEKVLLASRYIGNPKYYLVLIRKISAEITEHIKITTDKFGEISLHLLLVNKILESNEKLNQQRFDNVYKLYIYLINKIVRALILIKKTDEDYWMEFDELLQAIDLQIHENIYLEKLCINNSFDFNWLKCEYIPDHLDLIIKDIKSQGFLR; encoded by the coding sequence ATGGAATATTCTAAAGAATTTAAACAGGCTTTAAGTGAATTTTCGTCCGTTGAAAAAGACAGACTGATTTTCCGGTTGCTGAAAAAGGACAAGCTGCTCTCGAAAAAACTGTATTTCGAACTGATTGATCCGGAAACTACTGATCAGAAAAGAAATCAGATGGAAGAAAATATAGCAGAGAAAGTTCTATTAGCTTCCAGATACATCGGAAATCCAAAATATTATTTGGTGCTAATCCGGAAAATAAGTGCCGAAATAACGGAACACATCAAAATTACGACTGATAAATTCGGGGAAATTTCGCTGCATTTACTTTTGGTGAATAAGATTTTAGAAAGTAATGAAAAACTGAATCAGCAAAGGTTTGATAATGTCTACAAACTCTACATCTATCTCATCAATAAAATAGTCCGCGCCTTAATTCTCATCAAAAAAACAGACGAAGATTACTGGATGGAGTTTGATGAGTTACTACAGGCTATCGATTTACAGATCCATGAAAACATTTATCTTGAAAAACTCTGCATTAACAACAGTTTTGATTTCAACTGGCTGAAGTGCGAATACATCCCGGATCATTTAGATCTGATTATTAAAGACATCAAAAGCCAGGGGTTTCTTCGGTAA
- a CDS encoding glycosyltransferase family 2 protein, protein MPEVSIITPVFNSSKFLEQTIDSVISQTFSDWEWVITDDKSTDDSVQMIQKLNDRRIKLIIAEKNGGAGHARNLALEKASGRFITFLDADDFWEPVFLEEMVSFMKRENAELAYSNYARCNENLQPKIDDFIADKEVTFNNLLKTCRLSLLSSMYDSSRVGKEYFPVGSKREDHVMWLNLLKKIPSGKPLRKTMAKYRMHPASISRKKTNIMKDQYLVYKDYMKFSTLKSAYYTANWALNGFMKYSKLFN, encoded by the coding sequence ATGCCTGAAGTTTCTATCATTACTCCCGTATTTAATTCATCAAAATTTTTAGAACAGACGATCGATTCGGTCATTAGCCAGACATTTTCTGACTGGGAATGGGTAATTACGGACGATAAATCGACGGATGATTCGGTGCAAATGATTCAAAAACTTAATGACCGCAGAATTAAATTAATTATAGCAGAAAAAAATGGCGGTGCCGGACATGCCCGAAATCTGGCCTTAGAAAAAGCAAGCGGAAGATTTATTACTTTTCTGGATGCGGACGATTTCTGGGAACCTGTTTTTCTGGAGGAAATGGTTTCTTTCATGAAAAGAGAAAATGCAGAACTCGCCTATTCCAATTACGCACGCTGTAACGAAAATTTACAGCCAAAAATTGATGATTTCATCGCTGATAAAGAAGTTACTTTTAATAATTTACTAAAAACTTGCCGGCTTTCCCTGTTAAGTTCCATGTACGATTCCTCAAGAGTTGGAAAAGAATATTTCCCCGTGGGCAGCAAGCGTGAGGATCATGTGATGTGGCTGAATTTATTAAAGAAAATCCCGTCCGGAAAACCGCTGCGCAAAACCATGGCCAAATACCGAATGCACCCTGCAAGCATTTCGCGGAAGAAAACCAACATCATGAAAGACCAATATCTTGTTTACAAAGATTATATGAAATTCTCTACTCTGAAATCAGCTTACTATACCGCCAACTGGGCGTTGAACGGATTTATGAAATACTCAAAACTGTTTAACTGA